Genomic segment of Triticum urartu cultivar G1812 unplaced genomic scaffold, Tu2.1 TuUngrouped_contig_6570, whole genome shotgun sequence:
ACTCTGGAGTACAAGCATCTCGAGGTTGCTTTGGGGAACAATGGAGCTGTGTTTGATTGGTTTCTGCTTTGGCGCAGGCGTGACATGTGTTGATGTTATTTTGGTTTTCGTGTTCCTTGGGTGCAGATTCTGATCCTGGATGAGGCTGACAGGCTCTTGGATATGGGCTTTCAGAAGCAGGTTACCTCAATTATTTCAAAGTTGCCAAAGCTGAGGAGAACTGGCCTTTTCTCGGCTACCCAGACAGAGGCAGTCGAGGAGCTTGCGAAAGCGGGGTTGAGGAATCCTGTGAGGGTCCAAGTTAAGACAGAGGCGAAGGATGCTGCTCGGCAAGATCTTGGTCCATCCAAGACGCCGCTGGGGCTCCGGTTGGAGGTATGGCAAGATGCTTTTGTACAACCGTTGGCCGTTTATTGATGGCTGCCGCTGTCAGTTTATCTGATTACAGTAGACCTCTTATGGTTTATTGTTTGTCATGATTTTGTGAATATTGACTGCATATGAAAAACAATGTTGTTTCTGTGCAGTATATGATATGTGAACCAGCAAAGAAGTCATCACAGCTTGTTGATTTCCTTGTGCAAAACACTGGAAAGAAAATCATGGTGTAAGTACATGATGCGTGCAAATTTCAACATGTCTGTTTCATTATTTTGCATTTTGCATCGTGCTAATTTGTGCACCTTGGTCTTCCTTGAATGCAGCTACTTTGCAACATGTGCTTGTGTAGATTATTGGTCTGTTGTTCTTCCAATGCTGAACTTACTTAAAGGTTCTCCAGTGATAGCTTACCATGGGAAGATGAAACAGGTTATAGCACAATATGTGTTTTGTTGTACTATTAAATGGCCAGATATGCTGGCTTTATACTGACATACTTTCGTAGTATTTATTTGTATTGATTGCCACCATGTTTTTTCATATGTAGGGCCCACGTGAGAAAGCTCTGGCATCATTTTCTGCTCTTTCAAGTGGCATTTTAGTCTGCACTGATGTTGCAGCAAGGGGTCTTGACATACCACATGTTGATCTAATTGTGCAGGTTACGTTGTAGTGCTATGGTCTTACCCTTCGAAACTATTTCTTTACGTTTAGTAATCAATTGCAAAGTTTGTTATTCTGTTTTCCAGTATGATCCACCTCAAGATCCCAATGTGTTCGTACATAGAGCAGGTCGTACTGCCCGCTATGATCAAGAAGGAGATGCTATCGTGTTTCTCTTACCGACGGTAATGTAATCTATGTTAAGCTTGTTTATGTTTAATTACAAGTTGGTGGTTAAAGGATTTGTTGGTCTATGCTGCAATTATAGCTCCGTTGGCTGTCGTGTTGAAAGTTAAATACTTAGGCTTACTTTTTCTGCAGGAGGATGCTTACGTTGAATTTTTAAAGCTTCGAGGTGTTCCTCTCGTGGAAAGGGAGTGTTCCCCAGATATTGTAGATATTGTGCCACAGGTTAGTTTCTTCTGTATCATTTTTTGGTCATTTATTTAGGTCCCCACTTGAGCCAAGGTACCACTAAAATATCATTTGCTCATGCTGACTACTGACTAATGTCTAACCTTtgtgctgcagattagagcagcTGCATTGGAAGATCGTAATATCATGGAAAAAGGGCTTCGAGCTTTTGTCTCATTTGTTCGGTCATACAAGGAGCATCACTGCTCGTTCATTTTCAG
This window contains:
- the LOC125530804 gene encoding DEAD-box ATP-dependent RNA helicase 18-like, whose amino-acid sequence is TLAFVVPVVEMLRRLPSPPKPHQVLAIIISPTRELSSQIYNVAQPFFATLKGVSSILLVGGLDIQVELKKVEEEGANILVGTPGKLFDIMERLDTLEYKHLEILILDEADRLLDMGFQKQVTSIISKLPKLRRTGLFSATQTEAVEELAKAGLRNPVRVQVKTEAKDAARQDLGPSKTPLGLRLEYMICEPAKKSSQLVDFLVQNTGKKIMVYFATCACVDYWSVVLPMLNLLKGSPVIAYHGKMKQGPREKALASFSALSSGILVCTDVAARGLDIPHVDLIVQYDPPQDPNVFVHRAGRTARYDQEGDAIVFLLPTEDAYVEFLKLRGVPLVERECSPDIVDIVPQIRAAALEDRNIMEKGLRAFVSFVRSYKEHHCSFIFRWKGLEVGKLAMEYGLLQIPSMPEVKHNNLSLKGFFPLGNIDFSQIKFKDKTREKQRQKALKRKAEELANEPPVPEKRVPRERPDKPKRKQTGKQRQTIQTKEDMDELTNEYRLLKKLKRGVIDEDEYEKLTGFGGSDGEGSDGDAAGKGKGKERRSKEQKKLKQRGGKTGGRRFEVKSKLKSKRR